A genomic window from Onychostoma macrolepis isolate SWU-2019 chromosome 22, ASM1243209v1, whole genome shotgun sequence includes:
- the LOC131530797 gene encoding uncharacterized protein LOC131530797 has translation MLKKRFDTYIFFCLWSMSGVFGADEVKSVSVLEGDSVTLNPDLTHIQKGDLKWKFEQFFIAKINIENNERTYHNDSAGGRFRGRLELDQTGSLSITSTTTEHTGLYEVYSRKNNNIPLYKFSLTVYAHLPVPVIISDSPNSSSSSSSERSSVSKCSLLCSAVNVSHVTLSWYRGHSLLSSISASDLSISFSLPLEIKCVDDSYSCVLNNPISKQTNLLNSTELCQPCPEPLHCCGFTEAVIRLVLSTLVGVTALAVLVYDIRSRSLQQKSLKTSQSHTN, from the exons ATGCTGAAGAAAAGGTTTGACACGTATATTTTCTTCTGCTTGTGGAGCATGTCTG gtgtgtttggtgctGATGAAGTGAAGTCAGTGTCAGTGttggagggagattctgtcactctaaACCCTGATCTCACTCACATACAGAAAGGTGATCTAAAGTGGAAGTTTGAACAGTTTTTCATAGCTAAAATCAACATAGAGAACAATGAAAGGACATATCATAATGATAGTGCTGGTGGGAGATTCAGAGGCAGACTGGAGCTGGATCAGACTGGATCTTTGAGCATCACAAGCACCACAActgaacacactggactttaTGAAGTATACAGCAGGAAAAACAACAATATCCCACTCTACAAATTCAGTCTTACTGTCTATG ctcatctgcctgttcctgtcatcaTCAGTGACTCTCCAAATagttcttcatcatcatcatctgaacGTTCATCAGTGTCCAAatgttcattgttgtgttcagctgtgaatgtgagtcatgtgactctctcctggtacagaggacacagtttattgtccagcatcagtgcgtctgatctcagcatcagtttctctctacctctggagaTCAAGTGTGTGGATGATTcttacagctgtgtgctcaacaatcccatcagcaagCAGACTAATCTTCTCAACAGCACTGAACTCTGTCAGCCTTGCCCAG AACCTCTCCACTGTTGTGGTTTTACTGAAGCTGTGATCCGATTGGTTCTCTCTACTCTGGTGGGCGTGACTGCTCTTGCTGTGCTGGTTTATGACATCAGATCCAGAAGTCTTCAGCAGAAGAGCCTGAAGACATCACAATCACACACTAATTAA